The sequence CGCAATGGTGACCAGGTGTTCCGGGCTGTCCGGCGCCGCCTCAAGCTCACTGATCCTGGTCCCGAACGTGAAAGCCCTTGTTCGGGGCGCGGCCTGCGGGTCAGCCATCCCATCAGGCCCGGGTGCGTCATACAGCTGGCACCAGCTGGAGCCGGGGCGGAAATCGGAACCCTCTGCCATAGTGCCCCGGAGCTTCAGGACGCGCGTGCGCATCCGTTCCCGGGGCTTGGCCAGAGCCCAGTCTGAGACCACTTCCGCGGAGGACACGATGAACACGTTCCGTTGGTCGGCCCAGGTGTCCAGTGGCGCCTCGACCCGGTCGAAGTGTTGCCACCAAAACTGCTTGCGCTCCCGCCGGTGGTATCCGGTGGCGGCTGCCACCATGGCGAGGGCCCTCTCATCATCGGTCCAGGGCCGGTCATCGGGAAGGCTGGCCAAGTACTCCCGCAGCTGCGTCTCTTCCTGGGTTTCCCCGGGCCCCCGCCTGACGCCGTCCTCGCCTTCCCCTCCGGCGGCCATCACTTCCATGGGTGGCCCGTTGGCGGCGACCGCTCCGCCACCGGTTCCGTCTTTCTGCGCCCGCGGTGCGATTTCGAGCAGCCAGTCCCGGAGCCGAAGGGTGGAGAGGCAGTCGTAGTGGTTGTAGTCGGAGATGGAAGCCAGGATTGTGGCGGCTTCCTCATGCCGTCCGGCGTCACGCGCGGCGCAGTAGGCGGCGTAGGCCACCACGGAGGCGCCGGCATCCTTGACGTCGCCGGACCGAAGGTTGTCTCCCATGTAGAGCGGTTCGAGCTTCTTGATGGAGTAGGAGGCCTCTGAGATGCGGATCGAGTGCCGGACGGTGGCATACAGGTCCACCAGCAGGCCCTGCCTCAGCCAGTCATCCACCGTGTCCTCGCCGGCCTGGTGGGCCAGGGACAGGTTCCGCAACGCAGTTTTTTCGTAGGCAGCGTAGTGGTAGACATGCATGTCCGGGTAGACGGCACGGCGTTTCTCGACGTACTCCAGGAAATCCAGGAAGGCGCGGCGTTCCCCGGACCGGGAGTGCGCCCAGAACGGCCGGAACACCGGGTCACCGGCGGCACCCGGCACCGGAGCTTCGACGACGCCAAAGAGGTACTCGATGCCCCACGCGCCCGTGGCCGGATCCTGCCATAGCGGATCGCCCTCGAAGTCGAAGAAGATGTCACCGTCGCTGGGGGCAGGAAGCGAGCCGATGGCATTGTCCGGCAGCACGCTGAAAGACACTGTATGCGGCTGTCCATCCTTCGTGAACGTCCGGGACCCTGCGGTTTGATCCAGGCCGAGCTGCATCCGCGCCTGGGCACGGAGCCTGGCCACCGAGTTCCTTGCCTCGCCGGCTGGCATCGCAGCCAGTTCGTCGATGGTGGTGATGCCGGTCCCGTGCAGTTTCCGCCGCTGGACCACCGACATGCCCGCCACCATCAGGAGATCCCTGTGGAGCTGCACCTGTTCCGCGCAGTAGTCGCAGCGTCCGCAGTGCACGACGCCGGGCTGTTGCCACTCCACTGTGCCGTAACCGGCGCGGTGGCTGGTTGTGAGGTGGCGGAAGCGCCGGCGTCGTTCCCGGAAGACGGGCAGCAGGTCCGGCAGCGAATGGCTGCTCCGCAGCCAGTCCTCACCTACCCGCGTTCCAAGGACCAGCGTGACGACGGGGGAGGGGTCCAACCCCATCCCCAGGAGTTGATCGCCGTAGGCGGCCAGCTGCAGCAGTGCCCCAACTTTGGCGTGACGGGCAAGTTTGGTGTCCCAAACCTCGTAGCGGCCCGGGTTGCCGGTGCCCGCAGCCTCGTTGACCAGGAAGTCGGCGTAGCCGAGGAACTCGCCGTCGAAAAACGTCGCCTGAAAGACCACATCTGCTCCGGAGCGGAGGGCGAGCTCGGTTTCCGCGTGCTTTGCCTGCAGCTCCCCGCGCAGGTTCTGGCCACGTTCGAGGGAGTAGACCCCTGCGCCGCGGCTCGCGTCCCACTTACCGTACTGGGCCACCAGGCTGGCGAGCACGGTCTGCTCGTGTTGGTCGCCCAACTCGCCGGCGCGCTTCTGCATCTCGTCAGTTGGGAACTCTGCCTTGGGAGCACGGCCCAGCTTTTCGTCCAGGATCCGGAGCGTGCGGTACTCACATTCGGAGGCCGCCACAAGGTCGCTGGCGGAGAAGACCAGGTCCGGCGGCGCGTCGGACCCGGCATGATGACCGGCAGCGTCCAGCAGAAACACGGGGCCTCCCCAACTGTTTGCGGGCCCGGAGTCGGTTCCCCCGGCCTGGAATCAAACCTAGCAAGCGGGACTGACAAACACTCCTGTAAGCCTTGGGACGATTCAGATCAGGCACATTTCAAGGTCCCGAACTGGGCCGGTAACCTCAGCCCTCGGCCGCGGCGGCCCGCACCTGGGCCTTGTCGTGCTCGTCATGGGCTTTCCGGATCAGGTCCATGAACTCGGTTTCATGGCGGACCAGCCGCTTGTACTTCTCGGGAAGCTTCCGGATCTGGTCCTCCTCACGGACCATCTTGGCGAAGATCTTGTCCCGCTCCGCCATGTCCGTTTCGTAGTTGAGGTCCACGTACTCGGTGGCGTGCCGCCTCGCCCCCGATACCGCGTTCTTGGCCTTGCCCTTGGGGCTGAAGACCGAAGCGAGGATGGTCACCACCAGCACCCCGAGGATCACGCTGAGTGACAGGCCGGTGCTGACTTCCACCACGTTGACATGCCCGCCGTCGTTAATGAAGGGCAGCGTGTTTTCGTGCAGGGCGTGCAGGATGAGCTTCACGCCGATGAACCCCAGGATGGCGGCAAGGCCGTAGGAGAGGAAGATCAGCCGGTCCAGCAGGCCGTCGATCAGGAAGAACAGCTGCCGCAGGCCCATCAGCGAGAACGCCGTGGCAGTGAAGACAACAAAGACGTTCTGGGTCAGCCCGAAAATTGCCGGGATGGAGTCCAGGGCAAACAGGATGTCAGTACCGCCGATGGCCACCATGACCAGCAGCATAGGCGTCAGGACCCGCTTGCCGTTCTCCACCGTGAACAGTTTGTCGCCATCGTAATGTTCCGAGGCGGGCAGCAGTTTCTTGGCGAGCCGGACCACCAGCCCGTCGGAGTCGTCGTCGTGGTCGTCCGGTTTGAGCAGGTTTCCCGCCGTAACCAGCAGGATGAGCCCAAAGATGTAAAACACCCAGGCGAAGCTGTTGATCAGCGCCGCACCCAGGAAGATGAAGGCCGTACGGGCAATAAGGGAGAAGACGATGCCGAAGAGCAGCACCTTCTGCTGGTCAGCCCGCGGCACCTTGAAGCTGGCCATGATGATCAGGAACACGAAAAGGTTGTCCACGGACAGGGCCTTCTCCGTGACGTAGCCGGCGAAGTACTCGGTGCCCATGTCGGATCCGCCGAACACAAGCACAACCAGCCCAAAGAGCACCGCGATGGTCACGTAGATGGCGGACCAGGTGGCTGATTCCTTGAGTGAGGGGGTGTGGGCCTTACGGACGTGGAAGAAAAAGTCGAAGGCCAGCAGCGCAACGATCGCCGCGATGGTCAGGGTCCAGGCATAAGCAGGTACGTCCACGCGGCGGGCCTTTCGTTGGGGTGTACCCCCAGCCTACCTAAGCGGGTTTCAGCAGCTGGTGCTCCACGACGGCTGCCCTGGACAGCGTTTTGTACCCTTCCTGCTCGAAGAGCACCGTGATGACATCGTCCTCGTGCCGCATCACCAGGCCGGGGCCCCAGTCCTTATGGACCACCGTGGACTGCAGCGGGAAAGGCTCGCCGGCAGCGGACGCCGGCGCGCCGCCGTCGGACTCCTTCGCCGCCGCCTGGTTGGCGGCTTCAGCACACCCGTCACAATTGCCGCAGGGGTCCGGCAGGTCCTCGCCAAAGTAGCCGAGCAGGAACTTCCGGCGGCAGCCGTCCGTCTCGGCGTAGGCGCGCATCATGGTCAGCCGCGACTGGTCAACCCGCTGCCGGGCTTCGGCCAGCTCGACGGCGTCACCCACCAACGCGGGCAGCTTGGCTTTGGACGTGAGCCGCACCCCGCGCTTCCCGGTGCTGACGGCATCGATTTCCTCCAGCTGGTTCACAAGGGACGTGATGCGCCGGGCCTTGAACCCCGTCAACTCCGCAAGGGAGGACTTGGGCGTGGGTGCATGGGCGGCCTTGAGGACCTTCAGGACGGCAAGGAGAGACCCGGGGTCGGGGGAGTGGGTGCCGAAGAATTTCCGCAGGCCAAGGTCCTCTGACCGGTAGTGCAGGACGGCTGAGGCGGGTGCGCCGTCCCTGCCTGCCCGTCCGATCTCCTGGTAGTAGGAGTCCAGCGATTCCGGGATGTCAGCGTGCACCACGAAGCGCACGTTGGGCTTGTCGATTCCCATGCCGAACGCGGTGGTGGCCACCACCACGTCCAGCGCGTCGTTCAGGAACAGCTCGTGGATGCGTTCCCGGTCCCCGGCGGACCGGCCCGCATGGTACGCCTCGGCACGCAGCCCCTCCGCGACCAGTTTGGCGGCGTATTTCTCCGTGTCCTTCCGGGTGGCGGCGTAGAGGAGCCCATGCCCTTTGCGTGCCAGGCCAGCGACCTGCACCAGCACGGCTTTGCGCTTGTCCTTGTCTTCGTGGTGCCGGACCACGTCGAGGCTGATGTTGGGCCGGTCGAACCCATGCACCAGCACCAAGGGCTTGTTCATACCAAGCCGCTCCATAATCTCGTCCCGGACCGGAGGGGAAGCCGTAGCTGTCAGGGCAGCCACGGGCGGGTTCCCCAGCTGCGCGCGGACATGTCCGAGCGCCAGGTAGTCGGGCCGGAAGTCGTGTCCCCAGGAGGAGACGCAGTGTGCCTCATCCACGACGAACAGCGTGATGTCCAGTGCCTTGATACGGTCCACGGTTGCCTGCTTGGCCAGCTGTTCCGGGGCGAGGAACAGGAACACGGCCGAGCCTTCCCCGGCAGCGCGCCAGGCATCCTCGATTTCGGCATCGCTGTGTGAGGAATTGATGGCTACGGCGGCATCCGGTCCGAGGAGCTGGGACAGGCCGTCCAGCTGGTCCTCCTGCAGGGCAATCAGCGGTGAAACCACGACGGCGGGACGTCCCGTTGCCTTGTGCAGGTGCAGTGCTGCGACCTGGTAGATCGCTGATTTGCCGTAGCCGGTGGGCATGACGGCCAGGACATCGCGGCCTTCCGCGAGCGCGGCCATGCCGGAAAGCTGCCCGTCCCGAAGGTCCGGCAGGTTGAAGGAGGAAGCAGCAAGGGCCCGAAGGGCAGGTTCGTCGGACATGGAACTGGGCTCCGCACAGAAGGAAACTGCGGCCGCTTGCTTCAGCCGTAGGAACCACCCTACGCCAGCCCCGCCCCGCCGTCGTAAACCATTGCAGCGGCCGGCCGTGCGTGCTTCCCTGGCTACGTGTCGATAGAGGACATGTTGGGGTAGCGGGCACCGGCAGTGGACCCCGCGGGTGCCAGCTCGTCCAGGAGTTGGAGCTCGTCCTGGGTCAGCTCCACGTCCACGGCGCCGAGGTTCTCGTGCAGGCGTTCGCGTTTCTTGGTACCGGGGATCGGCACGATGTGTTCGCCCTGTGCCAGCAGCCAGGCGAGGGCCAGCTGGCCGGGAGTGCACTGTTTCCGGTCCGCCAGCTCCTTGACGCGGTCCACGAGTTCCAGGTTCCGTGTGAAGTTCTCCCCCTGGAAGCGGGGGGAGTGCCTGCGGAAATCGTCCTCGGCGAAGTCGTCCACGCTGCGGATCTGGCCGGTGAGGAAACCACGGCCCAGGGGACTGTACGGCACGAAACCGATGCCCAGCTCCGCGAGTACGGGGAACACCTTGGTCTCGGGCTCCCGCTCCCACAGCGAGTACTCCGTCTGCAGCGCGGTGATCGGGTGCACGGCGTGGGCCCGCCGGATGGTTTCCGCGGATGCTTCGGAGAGGCCCAGGAAGCGGACCTTCCCGGCCTGGACCAGTTCCGCCATGGCGCCCACCGTGTCCTCGATGGGAACCGTCTTGTCCACCCGGTGCTGGTAGTAGAGATCGATGTGGTCCACCCCCAGCCGCTGCAGGCTGGCGTCGCAAGCGGACCGGACGTAGTCGGGCCGGCCGTTGATGCCCACCCAGGAACCGTCCTCGCGGCGTTCATTGCCGAATTTAGTGGCGAGCACAACGTCTCCGCGGCGTCCTGCAATGGCGCTGCCCACAAGTTTCTCGTTGGTGAAGGGGCCGTACATGTCGGCCGTGTCCAGCAGCGATCCGCCGGCGTCCAGGAACTCGTGGATCGTGGCCACCGACTCCTGCTCGTCACCGGTGCCGTAGAACTCGCTCATGCCCATGCAGCCAAGGCCAAGGGCGGAGACTGTCAGTTGTCCAATAGTGCGCGTTTTCATGCCGTTCTCCTCAACGGTAGAACTTGCCTGGGAACCGGCCGTCCTGCATGTGCGGAGCCGGTTGGTACAGCGTACGCCGCGAATAAGAGTTACCCGTTGGAAGCCCCCGGCAAACAAGGGGCACTTACCCCTAGACCGCTCTGGGGGCCATGCCTAGACTGGGCGGATCCCCACCCCGGGAACCGGTACTTGACCACGACAAACATCAGGATGCACCAACCGGCCAGGACTGTTCCCCACGCGGGATGTCTCACCTACCCAGATCACGGCCGTCCCACCGGACGCCTGACTACAGGAGCGATAGATGACAGGGAACAAAGCCGTTGCCTACAAAGAAGCCGGCAAGGTCGAAGTAATTGACATTGATTATCCAACGTTCGAGCTCAAAGACGGCCCCGGGGTCAACCCCGCCAACGTGGGACGCCCGGTCAACCACGGGGTCATCCTCAAGACCGTGGCCACCAACATCTGCGGATCGGACCAGCACATGGTCCGCGGCCGCACCACAGCCCCGCCCAACCTTGTGCTGGGCCATGAGATCACCGGCGAAGTGGTGGAGGTGGGCCGCGACGTCGAGTTCATCAAGGTGGGCGACCTCTGTTCCGTGCCGTTCAACATCGCCTGCGGACGCTGCCGGAACTGCAAGGAACGCAAGACCGGCATCTGCCTGAACGTGAACCCAGACCGGCCGGGCAGTGCCTACGGCTACGTGGACATGGGCGGCTGGGTGGGAGGCCAGGCCAACTACGTGCTGGTCCCGTATGCAGACTGGAACCTGCTGAAGTTCCCGGACAAGGACAAGGCCATGGAGAAGATCCTGGACCTTGCCATGCTCTCGGATATCTTCCCCACCGGGTTCCATGGTGCGGTCACAGCCGGTGTCGGCGTTGGGTCCACCGTATACGTGGCCGGTGCCGGTCCTGTTGGCCTCGCAGCGGCCACCAGCGCGCACCTGCTGGGTGCCGCCGTCGTGATTGTGGGCGACATGAACGAGGGCCGGCTGGCGCAGGCACGCAGCTTCGGCTGCGAGACTGTGGACCTTTCCAAGGGTGACCCGAAGGATCAGATCGAGCAGATCCTCGGCGTCCCGGAGGTGGACTGCGGCGTGGACGCCGTCGGTTTCGAAGCGAAGGGCCACGGCCATGACGCCAAGGAGGCACCGGCGACCGTCCTGAACTCCCTGATGGAGCTCACGGCCGCCGGCGGAGCGCTCGGCATCCCCGGCCTGTACGTCACCGGTGATCCGGGCGGCATTGATGACGCCGCCAAGAAGGGTGCGCTGTCGCTGAGCCTGGGCACGGGCTGGGCCAAGTCCCTTAGCTTCACTACGGGCCAGTGCCCGGTCATGAAGTACAACCGGCAGCTGATGATGGCCATCCTGAATGACCGGGTCAACATCGCCAAGAACGTCAACGCCAAGGCGATTCCGCTGGAGGAGGCACCGAAGGGCTACGCGGAGTTCGACGCGGGCGCAGCCACCAAGTACGTCCTGAACCCGAACGGCTACCTGAGCTGACGCGGCGGCGGGCGGGGGTGTCGCGATAGACCGCCGGTTGCGGAAATAAGTGGTGCCCCGTGCAGGTTAGGCTTTGCACGGGTCAGCACCATCCGCAACCGAAGGAGTTCCCTTGAGCGACATCACCGTCCGCCACAACCCCGGGCGCGAACGCTTCGAGATTCTTGATGCCGGCAATGTGATCGGCAAGGCGGCGTACAAGGAGTACGACGGCGGGGAGTCGCCGCAGCGGATTTTCTACCACACCGTCATCAACGAGGAATACGGCGGCCAGGGCCTGGCCGGCCGCTTGGCCACGGTTGCCTTGGACAGCACGGTGGAGGAGGGCATCGGCGTCGTCCCGGTGTGCCCCTTCATCAAGAAGTTCCTGGCCAAGCACCCTGAATACCTGGCCAGCGTGGTGACCGTGGCCCCTGCGCACCTGGAATTCCTGGACACGGCGCTCGCCGCGCGCACCCGGGGTTAGGTTTCGACCCAAAATTTGTTACCGAACCGGAGACTCCCTGGTGCGGCCGGCATTCAGGCGGCGCCAGGGAAATTGCGCGTCGGCAAAGATTCGGCGGGTCGCCGGAACGGCCCGGCGGAACGTCCGGCAAGCCTTCAGGAAGCTCCCAAATTCCGGTGATTTAATCAGCATCTGTCAGCGCGGCACACCCCCACGCTGACGTTGTTTGAAATTGCCGAAGCGGACCAGGAGCCCTTGTATGTCCATGCACCCCATGGTGCCCAAACCCGGCCGCGATGCTCCGCCGCCGGTGCCGGGCAAGCCGCCGGCTCCGGGTACGCCGTCAGCCGGCAGGCGGCAGGGGCATAAGAGGCTGCTCATCCTGGCTGTCGCCTTGGTGCTGGTGATCATCGGCACCGTGACCCTCGCGGTGGTCCGGTCGGAGCCGCCCTCGGGCGCCGTAGTTCCCACGCAGCCCGCGGTTCCCGCCTCACCGGTGGCGGCCGCCCCGCCGTCGTTGCAGGACAGCGTGGACAACATCCTTGGTGAAGCGGACCAGTACCGGATCGGGCTGGCGCTCGCCGACGTGTCCGGCGGTGCTGAACGGACGTTTGGCGATGCGGACACCTTCACGGCGGCCAGCACGGCCAAGATCC comes from Pseudarthrobacter sp. NIBRBAC000502770 and encodes:
- a CDS encoding GNAT family N-acetyltransferase, whose translation is MSDITVRHNPGRERFEILDAGNVIGKAAYKEYDGGESPQRIFYHTVINEEYGGQGLAGRLATVALDSTVEEGIGVVPVCPFIKKFLAKHPEYLASVVTVAPAHLEFLDTALAARTRG
- the fdhA gene encoding formaldehyde dehydrogenase, glutathione-independent, which codes for MTGNKAVAYKEAGKVEVIDIDYPTFELKDGPGVNPANVGRPVNHGVILKTVATNICGSDQHMVRGRTTAPPNLVLGHEITGEVVEVGRDVEFIKVGDLCSVPFNIACGRCRNCKERKTGICLNVNPDRPGSAYGYVDMGGWVGGQANYVLVPYADWNLLKFPDKDKAMEKILDLAMLSDIFPTGFHGAVTAGVGVGSTVYVAGAGPVGLAAATSAHLLGAAVVIVGDMNEGRLAQARSFGCETVDLSKGDPKDQIEQILGVPEVDCGVDAVGFEAKGHGHDAKEAPATVLNSLMELTAAGGALGIPGLYVTGDPGGIDDAAKKGALSLSLGTGWAKSLSFTTGQCPVMKYNRQLMMAILNDRVNIAKNVNAKAIPLEEAPKGYAEFDAGAATKYVLNPNGYLS
- a CDS encoding aldo/keto reductase; amino-acid sequence: MKTRTIGQLTVSALGLGCMGMSEFYGTGDEQESVATIHEFLDAGGSLLDTADMYGPFTNEKLVGSAIAGRRGDVVLATKFGNERREDGSWVGINGRPDYVRSACDASLQRLGVDHIDLYYQHRVDKTVPIEDTVGAMAELVQAGKVRFLGLSEASAETIRRAHAVHPITALQTEYSLWEREPETKVFPVLAELGIGFVPYSPLGRGFLTGQIRSVDDFAEDDFRRHSPRFQGENFTRNLELVDRVKELADRKQCTPGQLALAWLLAQGEHIVPIPGTKKRERLHENLGAVDVELTQDELQLLDELAPAGSTAGARYPNMSSIDT
- a CDS encoding TerC family protein — translated: MDVPAYAWTLTIAAIVALLAFDFFFHVRKAHTPSLKESATWSAIYVTIAVLFGLVVLVFGGSDMGTEYFAGYVTEKALSVDNLFVFLIIMASFKVPRADQQKVLLFGIVFSLIARTAFIFLGAALINSFAWVFYIFGLILLVTAGNLLKPDDHDDDSDGLVVRLAKKLLPASEHYDGDKLFTVENGKRVLTPMLLVMVAIGGTDILFALDSIPAIFGLTQNVFVVFTATAFSLMGLRQLFFLIDGLLDRLIFLSYGLAAILGFIGVKLILHALHENTLPFINDGGHVNVVEVSTGLSLSVILGVLVVTILASVFSPKGKAKNAVSGARRHATEYVDLNYETDMAERDKIFAKMVREEDQIRKLPEKYKRLVRHETEFMDLIRKAHDEHDKAQVRAAAAEG
- a CDS encoding ATP-dependent DNA helicase RecQ — its product is MSDEPALRALAASSFNLPDLRDGQLSGMAALAEGRDVLAVMPTGYGKSAIYQVAALHLHKATGRPAVVVSPLIALQEDQLDGLSQLLGPDAAVAINSSHSDAEIEDAWRAAGEGSAVFLFLAPEQLAKQATVDRIKALDITLFVVDEAHCVSSWGHDFRPDYLALGHVRAQLGNPPVAALTATASPPVRDEIMERLGMNKPLVLVHGFDRPNISLDVVRHHEDKDKRKAVLVQVAGLARKGHGLLYAATRKDTEKYAAKLVAEGLRAEAYHAGRSAGDRERIHELFLNDALDVVVATTAFGMGIDKPNVRFVVHADIPESLDSYYQEIGRAGRDGAPASAVLHYRSEDLGLRKFFGTHSPDPGSLLAVLKVLKAAHAPTPKSSLAELTGFKARRITSLVNQLEEIDAVSTGKRGVRLTSKAKLPALVGDAVELAEARQRVDQSRLTMMRAYAETDGCRRKFLLGYFGEDLPDPCGNCDGCAEAANQAAAKESDGGAPASAAGEPFPLQSTVVHKDWGPGLVMRHEDDVITVLFEQEGYKTLSRAAVVEHQLLKPA
- a CDS encoding TM0106 family RecB-like putative nuclease, whose amino-acid sequence is MFLLDAAGHHAGSDAPPDLVFSASDLVAASECEYRTLRILDEKLGRAPKAEFPTDEMQKRAGELGDQHEQTVLASLVAQYGKWDASRGAGVYSLERGQNLRGELQAKHAETELALRSGADVVFQATFFDGEFLGYADFLVNEAAGTGNPGRYEVWDTKLARHAKVGALLQLAAYGDQLLGMGLDPSPVVTLVLGTRVGEDWLRSSHSLPDLLPVFRERRRRFRHLTTSHRAGYGTVEWQQPGVVHCGRCDYCAEQVQLHRDLLMVAGMSVVQRRKLHGTGITTIDELAAMPAGEARNSVARLRAQARMQLGLDQTAGSRTFTKDGQPHTVSFSVLPDNAIGSLPAPSDGDIFFDFEGDPLWQDPATGAWGIEYLFGVVEAPVPGAAGDPVFRPFWAHSRSGERRAFLDFLEYVEKRRAVYPDMHVYHYAAYEKTALRNLSLAHQAGEDTVDDWLRQGLLVDLYATVRHSIRISEASYSIKKLEPLYMGDNLRSGDVKDAGASVVAYAAYCAARDAGRHEEAATILASISDYNHYDCLSTLRLRDWLLEIAPRAQKDGTGGGAVAANGPPMEVMAAGGEGEDGVRRGPGETQEETQLREYLASLPDDRPWTDDERALAMVAAATGYHRRERKQFWWQHFDRVEAPLDTWADQRNVFIVSSAEVVSDWALAKPRERMRTRVLKLRGTMAEGSDFRPGSSWCQLYDAPGPDGMADPQAAPRTRAFTFGTRISELEAAPDSPEHLVTIAERETGKVGAYPQLPVALTEDQPLATASIEAAIAEIARTVGASAPVLPAQPGLDILRKLPPRFRSRPGPAEVLHGGDGAADYAGAITESLQDLDHSYLAVQGPPGTGKTFVGAHVIARLVARGWKVGVVAQSHNVVENLLCRAIETGGVDPHAVAKKLAAPHHVPWGLTSEGDVARLLESPSGCLVGGTAWTMTGKEVPSGSLDLLVIDEAGQFSLANTLAVSVAAKRLLLLGDPQQLPQVTQGTHPEPVDESALGWLAAGHATLPSSLGYFLADTWRMHPDLCRAVSNLSYEGKLHSAPAASLRQLEGLPPGVETVFVDHSGNATASREEAEEVVRQARRHLGLKWTPGADSESRPLEQQDLLVVAAYNAQVHLIRKHLAEAGLPEVRLGTVDKFQGQEAPVVLVSMACSAVAEAPRGAEFLLNRNRINVAVSRGQWRAVIVRSPELTSYMPHKPAALEELGAFIGLSPRE